AAGAACAACTACAACAAATTCATCAACAGATGCTCAATGAACTAAAGGATTATGGCTCTTCTATAGACGCAATTTATTACTGCCCACATCTTACTGAAGATAATTGTAATTGTAGAAAACCCAAACATGGAATGTTAGAATTGGCAGATAGAGACTTTCAGATAGATTTTAAAAACTCATGGTTGATTGGAGATGAAGATAAAGATATAGAAGCAGGCAAAAGGGTAGGTTGTAAAACTTGCTATGTAACTCATGAGAAAGGATTACTTCAAATCGTAAAAGAGATTATAGGAGAGAGAAGTTAAAAGGAGGACAGAGGGAAATGAACTTATGGGAATCATTAGCCCTGGTAGGCACAGCGGCGACAATATTAGGGGTATTTTTGACTGTCTATGGGGTAGTGAATAATAAAACACTAAAGAATGAAACCAAATTAACACGAGAAACAATAGAAGAAGAGGGTAAGTTGACACGAGAGATGATTAAAGAAACTACTGAATATTTAGGTAGGCTAATTGTGGCTGACGGAGATAGAACCCGTCTGGCTATGAGTAAGTAGAAAAGTTATCATACAGCAAATATAGAGAGAAGAAAGGTTATCTTTCTTTGAACCTGAAATTTGAAATTTATTCGGGATTTGGTGTCTGGAATTTGGAATTTCTGGGTGAATACCACCATCCGTCCAGTTAAAGATGTAGGTAAAGATTAGAAAAGGAGGATACAGGGAAATGAACTTATGGGAATCATTAGCCCTGGTAGGCACAGCGGCGACAATATTAGGGGTATTTTTGACTGTCTATGGGGTAGTGAATAATAAAACACTAAAGCATGAAACCAAATTAACACGAGAAACAATAGAAGAAGAGGGTAAGTTGACACGAGAGATGATTAAAGAAACTACTGAATATTTAAGCAGGTTGAGTAAAGAAACTACTGAATATTTAAGCAGGTTGAGTAAAGAAACTACTGAATATTTAGGTAGGCTAATTGTGGCTGACGGAGATAGAACCCGTCTGACTATGAGTAAGTAGAAAAGTTATCATACAGCAAATATAGAGAGAAGAAAGGTTATCTTTCTTTGAACCTGGAATTGTAACCGTTCAGGGGGTAATTTACCGCAGAGACGCAGAGGAACAGAGAAGATATGGAAATAAATCAGATAACAGAAAAGATTATTGGTGCAGCCATTGAAATACTTATGATCTGCTTGCCGAATGTTCAGCCGGCAAGCCAGATTTGTTAATCCATCCCTGATTTTCATCAGGGCAAGTTTAATGTTGTTGTACTCAAGAGCTTGCACTGATGAAAATCAGGGATGTTAAGCGTATCGTAAATAAATTTTAATTTTTTCTCTGCGTCTCTGTGTCTCTGCGGTGAACGGTTACCTGAAATTTGAAATTTATTCGGGATTTGGTGCCTGGAATTTGGAATTTCTGCGTGAATACCACCATCCGTCCAGTTAAAGATGTAGGTAAAGATTAGAAAAGGAGGATAGGGAAATGAACTTATGGGAATCATTAGCCCTGGTAGGCACAGCGGCGACAATATTAGGGGTATTTTTGACTGTCTATGGGGTAGTGAATAATAAAACACTAAAGCATGAAACCAAATTAACACGAGAAACAATAGAAGAAGAGAGTAAGTTGACACGAGAGATGATTAAAGAAACTACTGAATATTTAGCTAAATATTTAGGTGATCTAATTGTGGCCGACGGGGGTAGAACTCGTTTAGCTATGAGCAAGTAGAAAAGTTATCATCCAGAGAGAAGAAAGATTATCTCGATGAATTCTCTATTGGCAAATTCCAAAGGTAGAATCAAAAGTCTTTGACTACAAAGAGAGGAGAAAATTCAATGAAGATTTGTATGATTGGCACCGGCTATGTGGGGTTAGTTACTGGCACTTGCTTTGCAGACTTAGGAAACAATGTTATTTGTGTAGATAATAATGAAGAAAAGATTAATATCTTAAAAAGTGGTGGAGTGCCTATTTATGAACCAGGGTTAAATGAAATGGTAGAAAGAAATGTTAAGAAAAATAGACTTTCATTCACCACTTCAATCGTTGAAGGGGTTGAGGTATCAGATATTATCTTCATTGCGGTAAGCACACCACCTTTACCTGATGGAGAGGCAGACCTATCTTTTGTTGAAAATGTATCTAAAGAAATTGCTCAAACAATGAAAAGTTATAAATTAATCGTGGAAAAAAGCACTGTTCCGGTGCAAACAGGCGAATGGGTTAAACGCACGGTCAAATTAAATAATAAGCATCAGGTTGAATTTGATGTTGCCTCAAATCCTGAGTTTTTACGAGAAGGCTCGGCGGTATATGACATTATGCAGCCAGACCGAATAGTTATTGGCGTAGAATCTGAACGGGCAGAAAAACTCTTAAAGGAACTTTATGCCCCATTTAATGCCCCAATTGTTGTTACAGATATCAAAAGTGCTGAATTAATTAAACACGCCTCTAATTCCTTCTTAGCCCTCAAAATCTCATTTATTAATGCCGTGGCAAATATATGCGAACTCTCCGGAGCAGATGTTCTAAAGGTTGCCGAAGGAATGGGTTATGATGAACGGATAGGAAGAAGTTTCTTAAATGCTGGTCTTGGTTTTGGTGGCTCATGTTTTCCAAAAGACCTCTCTGCTTTTATCCGCCTCGCTCACAAACTTGGCTATGATTTTCAACTCCTGAAAGAGGTTGAGAATATAAACAGAGAACAACGAAAACTTATTGTGACAAAGATAAAAAACGCTGTCTGGATATTAAAGGATAAAAAGATAGGTATTTTAGGACTGGCTTTTAAACCTAATACAGATGATATGCGCTCTGCCCCTTCGGTTGAGGTAATTGAAATGTTACAAGGTCAAGGGGCATTTATCAAGGCATTTGACCCGGTGGCTATGGAGAAGGCAAAACCATTGTTAAAAAATGTTACTTTCTGCAAAGACTCTTACGAAGTCGCTGAAGAAAGTGATTGCCTGGTAATTATGACCGAATGGAATGAATTTAAAGAATTAGACTTAATTAAAATTAAGGAGAAAATGTCTAACCCGGTCATTATTGATGGAAGAAACATCTACGACCCGGCGAAAATGAAAGAATTAGGATTTGTGTATCATGGTATTGGGAGATAATAAGGTTCTGCAAAATAGGATTTGGGGGAGACAACAAATAAATATCAAATATCAAATATTAAATATCAAATATAAATATCAAAATGCAAAATTACAAATCAAATTCCAAAAAGGACTTCAAGTATTTTAATGCTGAAATGTAGTAGATAGTAGATAGTTTATAGTAGATAGTTTATAGTAGATAGTTTATAGTAGATAGTTTATAGTAGATAGTTTATAGTTGAAGGACTATAAACCATAAACTATAAACCATAAACTATAAACTATACACTATAAACTATACACTATAAACCCTAAACTATAAACGAGTTTTGCATTTTGCTCTTTGGAGGAAATTGATAAAAATAAAGGCTTTAAATACCCGCTTAAAAACTACAGTTTCCTGGTTTTGCAGAACTCTAATTGGGAGATAAAGAAAAAAAACTATTTACCCAATAAAATCATTTTCTGTGGCTGAACGATTACAAAAAGGTTAATGGTGATGATTGAAGGAATTAAAATTATTAAATTAATACCTCATGTAGATGAGCGAGGATTTTTAATGGAAATTCTGCGTAAAGATGCCCCACATTTTAAGCAATTTGGGCAAATCTATCTGACTACCTGTAATCCTGGTGTTATCAAAGCCTGGCATTCACATAAAAAACAGACGGATAACCTCTTTTTAGTTAAAGGAAGTCTTAAACTTGGTCTATACGATGGCCGAACTGACTCGCCAACATATAAACAGACCGGGACAATT
The sequence above is drawn from the bacterium genome and encodes:
- a CDS encoding HAD family hydrolase; this translates as MEERFSLYYLLSTLYFLFLGEISHLTIFLKNMRGEIKINKNKAVFLDRDGVINKKIIGDYVKCWEEFEFLPGVKQAIKLLNQSQFKVIVVTNQACIGKGIIKEEQLQQIHQQMLNELKDYGSSIDAIYYCPHLTEDNCNCRKPKHGMLELADRDFQIDFKNSWLIGDEDKDIEAGKRVGCKTCYVTHEKGLLQIVKEIIGERS
- a CDS encoding UDP-glucose/GDP-mannose dehydrogenase family protein; protein product: MKICMIGTGYVGLVTGTCFADLGNNVICVDNNEEKINILKSGGVPIYEPGLNEMVERNVKKNRLSFTTSIVEGVEVSDIIFIAVSTPPLPDGEADLSFVENVSKEIAQTMKSYKLIVEKSTVPVQTGEWVKRTVKLNNKHQVEFDVASNPEFLREGSAVYDIMQPDRIVIGVESERAEKLLKELYAPFNAPIVVTDIKSAELIKHASNSFLALKISFINAVANICELSGADVLKVAEGMGYDERIGRSFLNAGLGFGGSCFPKDLSAFIRLAHKLGYDFQLLKEVENINREQRKLIVTKIKNAVWILKDKKIGILGLAFKPNTDDMRSAPSVEVIEMLQGQGAFIKAFDPVAMEKAKPLLKNVTFCKDSYEVAEESDCLVIMTEWNEFKELDLIKIKEKMSNPVIIDGRNIYDPAKMKELGFVYHGIGR
- a CDS encoding dTDP-4-dehydrorhamnose 3,5-epimerase family protein — its product is MIEGIKIIKLIPHVDERGFLMEILRKDAPHFKQFGQIYLTTCNPGVIKAWHSHKKQTDNLFLVKGSLKLGLYDGRTDSPTYKQTGTIIITELNRQLVQIPPFIWHGFLALGNEPAYVLNIPTELYNYDEPDEMRVDPFDNDFNFDWKVKSG